From the Bdellovibrio reynosensis genome, one window contains:
- a CDS encoding cell division ATP-binding protein FtsE, with product MKIESLKFEGVSFSHDGQDPIVQNVEFDFPMNEILWIKAEEGAGKSSLLQILAGLQIPQSGKYTINGENVVDMSFEEFLPYRLQIGYSFDYGGLLSNRTLFDNLMLPLLYHHVVTPKEAKERVDSLFKEFGAEKFANERPAHVPGRIRKLACLLRALVMRPQVLLLDDPSVGLGQDSIYLFVDHIHRLRKEGFFKHVFISSYDEKFMNLFEYQIIHLDEGQLYYQAVDPEKRVVHL from the coding sequence ATGAAAATCGAAAGTCTTAAATTTGAGGGCGTGTCTTTCAGTCATGACGGACAAGATCCTATCGTACAGAATGTTGAGTTTGATTTTCCAATGAATGAAATTCTTTGGATTAAAGCCGAAGAGGGTGCAGGTAAAAGCTCGCTTTTACAAATTCTTGCGGGTTTACAAATTCCTCAATCGGGCAAATACACGATCAACGGCGAAAACGTTGTTGATATGAGCTTTGAAGAGTTTTTGCCGTACAGACTGCAAATTGGTTATTCCTTTGATTACGGTGGCCTTTTAAGCAACAGAACTTTATTTGATAACTTGATGTTGCCTTTGCTTTATCACCATGTGGTGACGCCAAAAGAAGCAAAGGAAAGAGTCGACAGTCTTTTTAAAGAATTTGGTGCAGAGAAATTTGCTAATGAAAGACCGGCCCATGTGCCAGGTCGGATTCGCAAGCTGGCCTGTTTACTAAGAGCCCTTGTGATGCGTCCGCAAGTTTTGTTGCTGGATGATCCAAGTGTGGGTCTTGGTCAAGATAGCATTTATCTTTTTGTTGATCATATTCATCGTCTAAGAAAAGAAGGCTTCTTCAAGCACGTTTTCATCAGTTCTTACGATGAGAAATTCATGAATCTTTTTGAATATCAAATCATCCATTTAGATGAGGGTCAGCTTTATTATCAAGCAGTAGACCCTGAGAAAAGAGTAGTTCATCTATGA
- a CDS encoding MlaE family ABC transporter permease, translated as MTSLLAHIDSLGRSVTKNLEYTARVLLMVYLALRATLLDKAQGFRQIFGVISAQIYFTGFQALPLISVLALGVGSIMILQSLSNLTLLGGTQMIGNFLIVMVLREAGPLLVALVVIARSGTAVASEVGNMRANREIEALESMGINPLSFIVFPRVVGGIISVLGLAFYFNFIALIGGFLITRFLQDMPLGFYTDSLMKAIAKEDVLIFALKNGFSGMIIFVVSCYQGLSVKRSPHEVPQVTTQAVVNSIIFVVIFNLMVSALFYLNQLRSLGVL; from the coding sequence ATGACTTCTTTACTGGCGCACATCGATTCGCTAGGAAGATCTGTTACAAAGAATTTGGAGTACACGGCACGTGTCCTTCTAATGGTCTATCTTGCTCTTCGTGCGACTTTACTTGATAAAGCTCAAGGTTTCCGCCAGATTTTCGGTGTTATTTCAGCGCAAATTTATTTCACTGGTTTTCAAGCCCTGCCATTGATTTCTGTTCTTGCATTGGGTGTGGGATCGATCATGATCCTTCAATCTCTCTCAAACTTAACTTTACTGGGTGGAACGCAGATGATCGGGAACTTCCTGATCGTCATGGTGTTGCGTGAAGCGGGACCGTTGTTGGTGGCGCTGGTGGTTATTGCAAGATCGGGAACCGCCGTGGCGTCGGAAGTCGGCAACATGCGCGCAAACCGCGAGATTGAAGCTTTAGAAAGCATGGGGATTAATCCTTTAAGTTTTATTGTTTTCCCACGTGTTGTTGGGGGAATCATTAGCGTTCTGGGATTGGCCTTCTATTTTAATTTTATCGCTTTGATTGGCGGATTCCTAATTACTCGTTTCCTGCAAGATATGCCTTTGGGTTTTTATACCGATTCGTTGATGAAGGCGATTGCGAAGGAAGATGTTTTAATTTTCGCTCTTAAAAATGGTTTTAGCGGGATGATTATTTTCGTTGTGTCGTGCTATCAGGGGCTTTCGGTGAAACGCAGTCCCCATGAAGTACCGCAAGTGACTACGCAAGCCGTGGTGAACAGTATCATCTTCGTTGTGATTTTCAATTTGATGGTTTCAGCCTTGTTCTACTTGAATCAACTTCGCAGTCTGGGGGTCTTGTAA
- a CDS encoding YdcF family protein has translation MKSLRIARALLRSKTFWVMALFSAIVVYRFYDEYKKVQSEVVQSWLKTPAADCAVVLTGGPGRVREGFDLLANQRVKKLIISGVYSNARLREIMPVWPFYGNLTENDVVLDRRSETTYGNAQQSLPIVEALKCRDVLLVTSKLHMYRAYHTFRAAFPENIYIQKHSIIGGRYESLVWEASFEALKSLFYSVWAY, from the coding sequence TTGAAGTCATTGCGCATCGCTAGGGCCTTGCTTCGTTCTAAGACTTTTTGGGTGATGGCGCTTTTTAGCGCCATCGTCGTTTATCGCTTTTATGATGAATATAAGAAAGTTCAAAGCGAAGTGGTTCAATCATGGCTAAAAACGCCGGCAGCAGATTGCGCTGTGGTCTTAACCGGCGGGCCGGGAAGAGTGCGTGAAGGTTTTGATCTTCTTGCGAATCAACGAGTTAAAAAATTAATTATCTCTGGAGTTTATTCCAACGCACGCTTGCGTGAGATCATGCCGGTGTGGCCCTTTTATGGAAATCTTACGGAGAATGATGTTGTCTTAGACCGTCGTTCTGAAACTACTTACGGAAATGCTCAGCAAAGTCTTCCAATTGTTGAAGCGTTGAAATGTCGTGATGTTTTATTAGTGACTTCAAAGCTTCATATGTATCGCGCTTACCATACGTTCCGGGCCGCGTTCCCTGAGAATATCTATATTCAAAAGCACTCCATCATAGGGGGTCGTTACGAGTCCTTGGTCTGGGAAGCAAGCTTTGAGGCCCTAAAATCTTTGTTTTACTCTGTGTGGGCCTACTAA
- a CDS encoding RidA family protein encodes MKKVIHTDNAPKAVGPYSQAVQMGDFLFCSGQISIDPKTNEVFTGDIKIQTEMVMKNIDAVLTQAGLNFSNVIKTTIFITNMNDFATVNEIYAKSFKEAPPARSTVAVAGLPKGVNVEIEVIAHR; translated from the coding sequence ATGAAAAAAGTTATTCACACAGACAACGCTCCTAAAGCAGTGGGTCCTTATTCTCAAGCAGTGCAAATGGGTGACTTTTTGTTCTGCTCTGGACAAATCTCTATTGATCCAAAAACCAATGAAGTTTTCACTGGCGATATTAAAATTCAAACTGAAATGGTTATGAAAAATATCGATGCAGTTTTGACCCAAGCGGGTCTTAATTTTTCAAACGTCATTAAGACAACGATCTTTATCACCAACATGAATGATTTTGCGACTGTGAACGAAATTTACGCGAAATCTTTTAAAGAAGCTCCTCCAGCTCGTTCGACAGTGGCAGTAGCAGGTTTGCCTAAAGGTGTTAACGTGGAGATTGAAGTCATTGCGCATCGCTAG
- a CDS encoding organic solvent tolerance protein has translation MLKNIAVLFCMIMAAGTVQAKELTNRLGVGVKSNASIGIAELAAVYYPVSELAVVGGLGIDTEKDNSKFTANAGVRRIVFKEDNLNFYMGGALGLVNLETGGNKESGFEINALFGAEFFLPGLENLGFTFEGGVGVVSLDDVRFKTIGNGPFSAGIVFYF, from the coding sequence GTGCTTAAAAATATCGCAGTTTTATTTTGTATGATTATGGCGGCGGGCACCGTTCAAGCTAAGGAATTAACAAACCGTTTGGGCGTCGGAGTGAAGTCCAATGCTTCTATCGGCATTGCAGAGCTTGCTGCTGTTTATTATCCAGTATCAGAGCTAGCAGTTGTTGGTGGTTTAGGTATCGATACTGAAAAAGATAATTCAAAATTCACTGCAAACGCAGGCGTTCGTCGCATCGTTTTCAAAGAAGACAACTTGAACTTCTACATGGGTGGAGCTTTAGGTCTTGTGAATCTTGAAACTGGTGGCAATAAGGAAAGTGGTTTTGAAATCAACGCACTTTTCGGTGCTGAGTTCTTCCTACCTGGCTTAGAGAATCTTGGATTTACCTTCGAAGGTGGCGTTGGTGTTGTTTCTTTGGATGACGTTCGCTTTAAAACTATCGGTAACGGCCCGTTCAGTGCTGGAATTGTTTTCTACTTCTAA
- a CDS encoding L,D-transpeptidase family protein, translated as MLKLLVIIFALLSVKISFAVGRTEHYEYLTPTEKLLLENGINESTLESRCPRTAEFAKKARWDAPLKEKADFILVDKKRRLIHIINQETVLASFRMALGTNPVGDKIAEGDARTPEGVYFIDLKNRKSEFHLSLGINYPNSKDIEEAKQKGINFPGKDIMIHGLPNGWLKRKVIKHPRDWTKGCMAVRDYEIEYIFTAVDLGTLIEICP; from the coding sequence ATGTTAAAGCTTCTTGTGATCATCTTCGCCCTACTTTCTGTTAAGATTTCTTTTGCTGTTGGTCGAACAGAACATTATGAATACCTAACCCCAACAGAAAAACTTTTGTTAGAAAATGGCATTAACGAAAGTACTTTAGAAAGCCGCTGCCCGCGCACGGCAGAATTCGCTAAAAAAGCCCGTTGGGACGCTCCGCTTAAAGAAAAAGCAGATTTCATTTTGGTGGATAAAAAACGCCGCCTGATTCACATCATAAACCAAGAAACAGTCTTAGCTAGCTTTCGCATGGCCTTAGGAACAAACCCCGTGGGAGATAAAATTGCAGAAGGCGACGCACGAACACCTGAAGGCGTCTATTTCATCGATCTAAAAAATAGGAAAAGCGAATTTCACTTGAGCCTGGGAATCAATTATCCCAATTCAAAAGATATAGAAGAAGCAAAACAAAAAGGCATAAACTTTCCAGGTAAAGACATCATGATTCACGGTCTTCCCAACGGGTGGCTTAAACGCAAAGTCATCAAACACCCAAGAGATTGGACCAAGGGATGCATGGCCGTCCGTGACTACGAAATCGAATACATCTTCACAGCCGTAGACCTAGGCACCCTCATAGAAATCTGCCCGTGA